A single genomic interval of Staphylococcus hyicus harbors:
- a CDS encoding alpha-keto acid decarboxylase family protein, with protein MKKKISQFIFDEIEQHGVDTIFGVPGDFNLAFLDDIIAHPKLEWVGNTNELNAAYAADGYARIKGLSAMVTTFGVGELSAVNGIAGAYAERVPVIAITGGPTTVVENAGKYVHHSLGEGVFDAYQKMFEHITVAQTYVTPENATSEIPRVIEAALNEKRPVHIHLPIDTAMVEIDVPDTPLDSKTEATPSLEWVTTFEQQLLQAKQPTLIVGHEINSFKLQDAIKSLVDQWNIPVAQLSLGKSAFDETHPNYMGIYDGSIAHQAIKNYVDNSDLVITLGAKLTDSATAGFSYAFSDDQIMMLNHHNIQVGEDTVGTLSLPEIVKHLARVNYHFEGQFPQCERPLNRDIDVNDAPLTQQHYFELMQQFIEPNDVLIAEQGTSFFGAYDLVLPQGVTFIGQPLWGSIGYTFPATLGTQLADRQRRNILLIGDGSLQLTVQDMATMLRQNIHPIIFIINNDGYTVERKIHGENQPYNDISNWQYHLLPTVFGHKETPTYQVSTSKALKDAMVKINHNPHTMHVVEVFMDKHDAPEKLTNIAKAFATQNK; from the coding sequence ATGAAAAAGAAAATTAGTCAATTTATTTTTGATGAAATAGAGCAACATGGTGTTGATACGATATTTGGTGTTCCAGGAGATTTTAATCTTGCGTTTTTAGATGATATTATTGCGCATCCGAAATTAGAATGGGTAGGGAATACGAATGAATTAAATGCGGCGTATGCAGCTGATGGTTATGCACGCATAAAAGGTTTAAGTGCAATGGTCACTACATTTGGCGTTGGAGAATTAAGTGCAGTTAATGGTATTGCTGGGGCTTATGCAGAACGTGTACCAGTGATTGCTATTACTGGCGGTCCAACAACAGTCGTTGAAAATGCAGGTAAATATGTACATCATTCTTTAGGTGAAGGTGTGTTTGACGCTTATCAAAAAATGTTTGAGCACATTACGGTTGCGCAAACGTATGTCACACCTGAAAATGCGACTTCTGAAATCCCACGTGTCATTGAGGCAGCTTTAAATGAAAAACGGCCAGTACACATTCACCTGCCTATCGATACAGCAATGGTAGAAATTGATGTGCCAGACACACCACTCGACTCTAAAACTGAGGCAACCCCTTCGTTAGAATGGGTCACAACATTTGAACAACAATTACTACAAGCGAAACAACCGACGTTAATTGTAGGACATGAAATAAATAGTTTTAAATTACAAGATGCCATCAAATCACTTGTAGATCAATGGAATATACCGGTCGCGCAATTATCTTTAGGAAAATCTGCTTTTGATGAAACACACCCCAATTATATGGGTATTTACGATGGCAGCATTGCGCATCAAGCAATTAAGAATTACGTGGATAACAGTGATTTAGTTATAACTTTAGGTGCAAAATTAACTGATTCTGCGACGGCAGGATTTTCATATGCATTTTCAGATGATCAAATCATGATGTTAAATCATCACAATATTCAAGTGGGAGAAGATACGGTTGGTACGTTGTCATTACCTGAAATTGTGAAACACTTGGCACGCGTTAACTATCATTTTGAAGGACAATTTCCACAATGTGAACGTCCTTTAAATAGAGACATCGATGTGAATGATGCACCCCTCACACAACAACATTATTTTGAATTAATGCAACAATTTATTGAACCTAATGATGTGTTAATTGCTGAACAAGGGACATCATTTTTTGGAGCTTACGATTTAGTCTTGCCTCAAGGTGTAACGTTTATTGGTCAACCATTATGGGGATCAATAGGTTACACATTCCCTGCTACGCTAGGGACACAGCTTGCAGATCGTCAGCGTCGCAACATTTTATTAATCGGAGATGGTTCACTCCAGTTAACAGTTCAAGATATGGCAACTATGTTACGTCAAAACATTCATCCGATAATTTTTATTATTAATAATGATGGCTATACAGTTGAACGTAAAATACATGGTGAAAATCAACCTTACAATGATATTTCGAATTGGCAGTACCATCTATTACCAACTGTTTTTGGTCATAAAGAAACGCCAACTTATCAAGTGTCAACGTCTAAAGCATTAAAAGATGCAATGGTTAAGATTAATCACAATCCACATACTATGCATGTCGTAGAAGTATTCATGGATAAACATGATGCACCTGAAAAGTTGACAAATATTGCGAAAGCCTTCGCAACTCAAAATAAATAA
- a CDS encoding aminotransferase class V-fold PLP-dependent enzyme, translating to MENERIFLSRPHMGGTEKHYIDRAFEQNWIAPLGENVNEFEKSVKSYINVPNAVALSSGTAAIHLALIESGVEEGDVVFCSSLTFCATTNPVLYLKAEPVLIDSDLETWNMSPVALKKAFEKYSEKGIIPKAVIVVNLYGQMAKIDEIQSICDKYGVRLIEDAAESLGASYKNQMSGTFGDYGIFSFNGNKIITTSGGGMLVSNRHNLDHALFLSTQARDKALHYQHSELGYNYRLSNISAGIGRGQMEVLNQRVKRRREIYQTYKEAFSNIKGFSFQPELPNSNGNRWLTALTVNPQQAGFSVNKIMDKLLDENIEARPVWKPMHLQPLYKQYDYIYDSNDNSKSLFENGICLPSGSDMTENQQKRVISLIKNLCDN from the coding sequence GTGGAAAATGAAAGAATATTTTTATCAAGACCACATATGGGTGGCACTGAAAAGCATTATATTGATAGAGCATTCGAACAGAATTGGATAGCTCCGCTAGGTGAAAATGTGAATGAATTTGAAAAATCCGTTAAGTCTTACATCAATGTACCCAACGCAGTAGCTTTAAGTAGTGGGACTGCAGCTATACATCTAGCCTTAATTGAAAGTGGTGTTGAAGAAGGTGATGTGGTATTTTGTTCATCATTAACATTTTGTGCGACAACCAATCCAGTTTTATATCTAAAAGCTGAGCCAGTACTAATAGATTCTGATTTAGAAACATGGAATATGTCACCTGTAGCATTAAAAAAAGCATTTGAAAAGTATTCAGAGAAAGGTATTATTCCAAAAGCAGTTATAGTTGTTAATCTATATGGTCAAATGGCAAAGATTGATGAAATTCAATCGATATGTGATAAATATGGCGTTAGATTAATCGAAGACGCTGCAGAATCACTAGGAGCTAGTTATAAAAATCAAATGAGTGGTACATTTGGTGATTATGGAATTTTTTCATTCAATGGAAACAAAATTATTACTACAAGTGGTGGCGGGATGCTTGTATCAAATCGTCACAATTTAGATCATGCTTTATTTTTATCTACTCAAGCTAGGGATAAAGCTTTACACTACCAGCATAGCGAGTTGGGATATAATTATAGATTGAGTAATATTTCGGCAGGTATTGGTCGAGGTCAAATGGAAGTGTTAAATCAAAGGGTTAAAAGAAGAAGAGAAATATATCAAACTTATAAAGAGGCATTTTCTAATATTAAAGGTTTTTCATTTCAACCAGAGCTTCCAAATTCTAATGGAAATCGATGGCTAACCGCTTTAACAGTTAATCCACAACAAGCAGGGTTTTCAGTAAATAAAATTATGGATAAGTTATTGGATGAGAACATAGAAGCAAGACCTGTATGGAAACCAATGCATTTACAACCATTGTATAAACAATACGATTATATATATGATTCAAATGATAATTCTAAAAGCTTATTTGAGAATGGCATATGTCTGCCATCCGGTTCAGATATGACTGAAAATCAACAGAAAAGAGTTATTTCACTTATTAAAAACTTGTGCGATAATTAA
- a CDS encoding PucR family transcriptional regulator, with protein MRKEYWTQKTIKKTASIIKKDILITNQSGQVIAASAPNYLGQSHKAALHSVNRNLPIEVEDEDMKFWDVDSPCIVVPFEHQNVAQGTVIILGQPDEIRDYSRLLKLNAEFIITQEQERLDAHQSQLSRTQTLSFILFNQDRQIQNYNRKGIIDQLGLNDDTAAALIHIETTSKSKIRSLRDAIEKWKLPNDDIIETSPQDYIFLFKCNKHRGTSLNELKAFIEAQQDEVLKKTLITIGSFNNGIQGLIQSYNEAISLQKLIRTLRHTEGVHTYKEYELETICNNISYFTPSNETSLVSNYKKLLDFGEDKYLNETVEAYFRNHGKLVKTANDLYIHRNTLNYRIKKIHDITGWDPNTIDGIVLLRIAQMLYKKSE; from the coding sequence ATGAGGAAAGAGTATTGGACACAAAAAACGATTAAGAAAACAGCATCTATCATCAAAAAAGATATCCTAATCACAAATCAAAGCGGACAAGTGATTGCTGCTTCAGCGCCAAATTATTTAGGTCAGTCCCATAAAGCCGCACTCCATTCTGTTAATCGTAATCTCCCAATTGAAGTTGAAGATGAAGATATGAAATTTTGGGATGTAGATAGTCCATGTATCGTCGTACCTTTCGAACATCAAAATGTTGCACAAGGTACCGTTATCATCCTCGGTCAACCCGATGAAATCAGAGACTATTCACGTCTATTAAAATTAAATGCAGAATTTATTATTACCCAGGAACAAGAGCGTCTAGACGCACATCAAAGTCAACTTTCACGAACGCAGACTCTGTCCTTTATATTATTTAATCAAGACCGACAAATTCAAAATTACAATCGTAAAGGGATTATTGATCAACTTGGATTAAACGATGATACTGCTGCCGCATTAATTCATATTGAAACAACGAGCAAATCTAAAATTCGCAGTCTACGAGATGCTATAGAAAAATGGAAGCTCCCTAACGATGATATAATTGAAACTTCACCACAAGATTATATTTTTCTGTTCAAATGCAATAAACATCGTGGTACATCATTGAATGAATTAAAAGCATTTATTGAAGCACAGCAAGATGAGGTGTTGAAAAAAACACTCATAACGATTGGTTCGTTTAATAATGGTATTCAAGGACTCATTCAATCATATAACGAAGCCATATCGCTTCAAAAATTAATACGTACACTGCGACATACAGAGGGTGTACACACATATAAGGAATATGAATTAGAGACCATTTGTAATAACATTAGTTATTTCACACCAAGCAATGAAACATCATTAGTGAGCAACTATAAGAAGTTACTCGATTTTGGTGAAGACAAATATTTAAACGAAACGGTAGAAGCGTATTTCCGTAATCATGGAAAGTTAGTAAAAACAGCGAATGATTTGTATATCCATCGGAATACGTTAAATTATCGTATTAAAAAAATTCATGATATCACGGGTTGGGATCCTAATACCATTGATGGCATTGTGTTATTAAGAATTGCGCAAATGCTTTATAAAAAATCGGAATAA
- a CDS encoding NUDIX domain-containing protein — MIRCVCLVDRRDNALRLVQVRHRKKMYFPGGKLEQGEGLKAALIREVKEELQLELKEEDIEYIGSVTGPAYPQPNEKTELHGFRTTFPINWSEIEIAAEITHIDWVNMDDHQRIAPAVLNWIEQYET; from the coding sequence ATGATACGTTGTGTATGTTTAGTTGATCGACGAGATAATGCATTGCGACTTGTACAAGTACGGCATCGCAAAAAGATGTATTTTCCAGGAGGGAAGTTAGAGCAAGGGGAAGGGTTAAAAGCAGCGCTAATACGAGAAGTGAAAGAAGAGTTACAACTTGAGTTAAAAGAAGAAGATATTGAATATATTGGTTCAGTAACAGGCCCAGCTTACCCCCAACCTAATGAAAAAACCGAATTACATGGTTTTCGGACAACTTTCCCAATCAATTGGTCAGAAATTGAAATAGCGGCAGAAATTACGCACATTGACTGGGTTAATATGGATGATCATCAGCGGATTGCCCCAGCAGTTTTAAATTGGATAGAACAATATGAAACATAA
- the trpC gene encoding indole-3-glycerol phosphate synthase TrpC, whose product MNILDDIVAYKQQLLKDGYYDEKFKTLPHVDVHQKPTLQQRLRQSHCIEVIAEIKSKSPTVNDIPHRSLEEQVKAYTEGGAAAISILTDEHYFHGSFERLATLSPLTPCPVLCKDFIIDERQIDVAKRAGASIILLIVYLLTDTQLKSLYDYATMLGLEVIVEVHSIEELARAHRLQPNLIGVNNRDLQRFVTNVAHTNEILSHAKQGIHYISESGIQHQSHVEKIQPSGIRGVLVGEALMKSESPRELIQSLKIQRG is encoded by the coding sequence ATGAACATATTGGATGACATTGTCGCATATAAACAACAATTGCTGAAAGATGGTTATTATGATGAGAAATTTAAAACCTTGCCGCACGTGGATGTACATCAGAAACCGACATTACAACAGCGTTTGCGTCAAAGTCATTGTATTGAAGTCATTGCTGAAATCAAATCGAAAAGTCCAACCGTAAATGATATACCGCATCGATCATTAGAAGAACAAGTGAAAGCCTATACGGAGGGTGGGGCTGCAGCAATTTCAATATTAACAGATGAACACTATTTTCACGGGTCATTTGAACGACTTGCAACGTTATCACCACTCACGCCATGTCCAGTATTGTGCAAAGATTTTATTATAGATGAACGTCAAATTGATGTAGCTAAACGTGCAGGTGCTTCGATTATTTTACTGATTGTTTACCTTCTAACGGATACGCAATTAAAGTCACTTTATGATTACGCCACTATGTTAGGACTGGAAGTTATAGTCGAAGTGCACAGTATAGAAGAATTAGCACGTGCCCATCGCTTACAGCCAAATTTAATAGGTGTGAATAATCGTGACCTACAACGGTTTGTGACAAACGTAGCGCATACCAATGAAATACTCTCCCATGCAAAACAGGGCATTCATTATATTTCGGAAAGCGGTATACAGCATCAGTCACATGTAGAAAAGATTCAACCTTCAGGTATACGAGGTGTGCTCGTAGGAGAAGCATTAATGAAATCTGAGTCCCCTCGTGAATTAATACAATCATTAAAGATACAAAGGGGTTGA
- a CDS encoding anthranilate synthase component I has translation MNIQYRVIHAPVNPETFARHREEKIVFESATTDQTKGRYSIVVFDTYGYCALTDEALTIETPHQSRTITESPYDALKNYVNQFKARIDDARLKQLPFISGFMGYCSFDLVRHAFPKLNQQTIDGETNDVLFHMIESVYVFDHYKEQIYIIASNFFSEVSDAELTSRLESMMREFDNVELFEHKYPHATYDKQIEANISDEAFKERVATFKQLIQQGDMFQVVPSRIYRYQHHFGTFKRPLSYQLYQQLKRKNPSPYMFYYGIGADILVGSSPESFVKVKHHQVVTNPIAGTIRRGHNEVEDAEHEFLLKHDEKELSEHRMLVDLGRNDILRVAKPGTLRIPKLMTIERYEHVMHIVSEVTGTLHSQVNPMDVITSLLPTGTVSGAPKLRAIQRIYEHHPYKRGAYSGGIGYINCNHALDFALTIRTMVIDNTYVNVEAGCGVVYDSIPEKELEETRLKAKSLLEVTV, from the coding sequence ATGAATATTCAATATCGTGTGATTCATGCACCAGTGAATCCTGAAACATTTGCAAGACATCGAGAAGAAAAAATCGTATTTGAAAGTGCGACAACTGATCAAACAAAAGGCCGTTATTCCATCGTTGTTTTTGATACGTATGGGTACTGTGCGTTAACTGACGAGGCGTTAACTATTGAAACACCACACCAGTCTCGCACGATTACCGAAAGTCCATATGATGCATTAAAAAACTACGTTAATCAATTTAAAGCGCGTATTGATGATGCTAGGTTAAAGCAACTTCCGTTTATATCAGGTTTTATGGGCTACTGTAGTTTTGATCTTGTGCGTCATGCATTCCCAAAATTGAATCAACAAACAATCGATGGTGAAACGAATGATGTATTATTTCATATGATTGAGTCTGTGTATGTATTTGATCATTATAAAGAACAAATTTATATCATTGCATCGAATTTTTTCTCTGAAGTATCTGATGCTGAATTGACATCACGTTTAGAAAGTATGATGCGCGAATTTGATAATGTTGAACTTTTTGAACACAAGTATCCACACGCTACGTACGATAAACAAATAGAAGCTAATATTTCAGATGAAGCATTTAAAGAACGTGTGGCAACATTTAAACAACTAATTCAACAAGGTGATATGTTTCAAGTGGTACCTTCTCGAATCTACCGTTATCAGCATCACTTTGGAACGTTTAAACGCCCATTATCTTATCAATTGTATCAACAACTTAAACGTAAAAACCCGAGTCCGTATATGTTTTATTACGGCATAGGGGCGGATATTTTGGTGGGAAGTTCACCAGAAAGCTTTGTTAAAGTGAAACATCATCAAGTCGTCACAAATCCAATAGCGGGGACAATCCGTCGCGGTCATAACGAGGTGGAAGATGCAGAACATGAATTTTTACTCAAACATGATGAAAAGGAATTGAGTGAACATCGTATGTTGGTTGATTTAGGACGAAATGATATTTTGAGGGTGGCCAAGCCAGGAACGTTACGCATACCAAAACTTATGACTATTGAACGGTATGAACATGTCATGCATATTGTGAGTGAAGTGACGGGGACATTACATTCTCAAGTTAACCCAATGGATGTCATTACTTCATTATTACCAACGGGTACAGTGTCCGGTGCGCCAAAATTAAGAGCGATTCAACGTATATATGAGCACCATCCTTATAAAAGAGGTGCGTATAGTGGTGGGATTGGCTATATCAATTGTAATCATGCGTTAGATTTCGCACTAACGATACGCACGATGGTCATCGACAACACGTACGTGAATGTTGAGGCGGGATGTGGCGTTGTTTATGATTCCATACCAGAAAAAGAACTTGAGGAAACACGACTTAAAGCTAAAAGTTTATTGGAGGTGACGGTATGA
- a CDS encoding anthranilate synthase component II, with protein sequence MILVIDNYDSFTYNLVDQLYPFDQVQVFYPDDNALFQLSPDIVVISPGPGHPNDTEHLANIIQYFNHLPILGICLGAQALYSFYGGTVNVGQRVMHGKLDQIQFESPTYLYHNISEYSDIMRYHSLVCDENTLPSTLKITGKTEDAIQSFEHQSRCHVGIQYHPESFACPHISRVIQNFITMARKEVNNHGTT encoded by the coding sequence ATGATTCTTGTGATAGATAATTATGACTCGTTTACCTATAACTTGGTAGACCAATTATATCCTTTCGATCAGGTGCAAGTTTTTTATCCAGATGACAACGCATTATTTCAACTATCACCAGATATAGTTGTCATATCACCAGGTCCAGGGCACCCAAATGATACAGAGCATTTAGCTAACATCATTCAGTATTTTAACCATTTACCGATATTAGGTATATGTTTAGGCGCCCAAGCTCTTTATAGTTTCTACGGTGGCACAGTAAATGTAGGACAACGTGTCATGCATGGAAAGCTAGACCAAATTCAATTTGAGTCACCGACATATTTATATCACAATATATCTGAATATTCTGATATTATGCGGTATCATTCATTAGTTTGTGATGAAAATACACTGCCTAGCACACTTAAAATTACTGGCAAGACGGAAGACGCGATACAATCTTTTGAACATCAGTCCCGATGTCATGTGGGTATTCAATATCATCCTGAATCCTTTGCATGCCCGCACATTTCAAGGGTTATACAAAATTTCATTACTATGGCAAGAAAGGAAGTGAATAATCATGGGACTACTTGA
- a CDS encoding sugar transferase, whose amino-acid sequence MKRTFDLLIASLIFMYSLPLFIFTSVLIRIFIGKGVLFKQVRPGKNGYPFKLYKFRTMTNSKTADGELLPDHLRMTKLGSIIRSSSIDELPQLVNVIKGDLSLVGPRPLLMEYLPLYNEEQRKRHDVKPGITGWAQINGRNTISWDQKFKLDVWYVENQSFKLDLYILYKTFQKVIQKKDISAENHVTVEKFRGNN is encoded by the coding sequence ATGAAAAGAACCTTTGATTTATTAATTGCCTCATTAATATTTATGTATTCATTACCTTTATTTATATTTACGAGTGTTTTAATTAGAATATTCATTGGTAAAGGTGTTCTATTTAAACAAGTTAGACCTGGAAAAAATGGTTACCCTTTTAAGTTATATAAATTTCGCACCATGACAAATTCTAAAACTGCTGATGGTGAACTATTGCCAGACCACCTAAGAATGACTAAATTAGGTTCAATAATTAGAAGTTCAAGTATTGATGAATTACCACAATTGGTGAATGTTATAAAAGGTGATTTGAGTTTAGTGGGCCCTAGACCATTGCTAATGGAGTACTTACCTTTATACAATGAAGAACAACGTAAAAGACACGATGTCAAACCTGGAATAACTGGCTGGGCTCAAATAAATGGACGCAATACAATATCATGGGATCAAAAATTTAAATTAGATGTTTGGTATGTTGAAAATCAATCATTTAAATTAGATTTGTATATTTTATATAAAACTTTCCAAAAAGTAATTCAAAAAAAGGACATTTCTGCAGAAAATCACGTCACAGTAGAGAAATTCAGGGGTAATAATTAA
- the trpD gene encoding anthranilate phosphoribosyltransferase: MGLLDDLKQRQSLTQHNIHTFVNTLLSEHITLNDKVSLLEAYTEKGETAEELYHLTTALIQTTYQTQPEYAGSMCVCGTGGDGSNSFNISTTVSFVVAAAGVPIIKHGNKSVTSQSGSMDLLNVLDIPTTRIENVPTHVSRTNLAFVGATTAYPIMKRLQPVRKHIQKPTIFNIVGPLINPFKLTYQVMGIYDPNRMAIVAETLQRLGRKRAIVVHGAGGMDEATLSGDNLIYEVKNGEVTSYTLNATDLGLCYADNNALQGGTPEENKAIMLSILKGTHTSAGRDVVILNAAIALYVAEKAINFQDGVIQAAHLIQSGQAYRQYLKMVKEAEHEHIG, encoded by the coding sequence ATGGGACTACTTGATGATTTAAAACAAAGACAGTCACTCACGCAACACAATATTCATACGTTTGTAAACACGTTGCTTTCAGAACATATCACTTTAAATGATAAAGTGTCACTTCTTGAAGCTTATACCGAAAAAGGGGAGACAGCAGAAGAATTATATCATCTCACAACAGCGCTCATTCAAACGACGTATCAAACACAACCGGAATATGCAGGAAGTATGTGTGTCTGTGGCACAGGGGGTGACGGTTCGAATAGTTTCAATATTTCAACGACGGTTTCATTTGTCGTAGCTGCAGCAGGTGTTCCGATTATTAAACACGGCAATAAAAGTGTCACATCACAATCAGGAAGTATGGATCTCTTAAACGTGTTAGATATTCCAACAACACGTATTGAAAATGTACCAACGCACGTCTCACGCACGAACCTAGCCTTTGTTGGTGCAACAACGGCATATCCCATTATGAAACGGTTACAACCGGTACGTAAACATATACAAAAGCCTACGATATTTAACATTGTTGGCCCATTGATTAATCCTTTCAAACTGACGTATCAAGTGATGGGCATTTATGACCCTAATCGCATGGCAATTGTTGCTGAAACGTTACAACGATTAGGACGGAAAAGAGCGATTGTTGTTCACGGTGCAGGTGGTATGGATGAAGCGACACTGTCTGGAGATAATCTCATATACGAAGTGAAGAATGGTGAAGTCACATCATACACATTAAACGCAACAGACCTAGGTTTATGTTACGCAGACAATAATGCACTTCAAGGTGGAACGCCTGAAGAAAATAAAGCCATTATGCTTAGTATTTTAAAAGGTACACATACGTCAGCCGGTCGGGATGTAGTCATTTTAAATGCGGCCATTGCACTCTATGTCGCAGAGAAAGCTATCAATTTTCAAGATGGCGTTATTCAAGCAGCACATTTAATTCAAAGTGGTCAAGCGTATCGTCAGTATTTAAAAATGGTGAAGGAGGCAGAACATGAACATATTGGATGA
- a CDS encoding acetyltransferase — MKKLILIGNGGHAKVIRDIVSLSEEYQLVGYLDGKINEYFVKDNLFYDSLENIYKYRHNYYFCIAIGNNYVREKIYLSSDIPIKQYATLIHPSAIISSSVKIGDGTVVMANAVINADSIIGNHVIINTGAIVEHDNSISNYAHISPNATLTGGVNIKESVHIGASAVVNPLIEIGNHSIVGSGATVVKNVAPYTTVIGTPAKPKE, encoded by the coding sequence ATGAAGAAGCTCATATTAATAGGTAATGGTGGTCATGCAAAAGTTATTAGAGACATTGTTTCATTAAGTGAAGAATATCAATTAGTCGGTTACCTTGATGGTAAGATAAATGAGTATTTTGTAAAAGATAATCTATTTTATGATTCATTAGAGAATATTTATAAATATAGACATAACTATTACTTTTGTATAGCGATAGGAAACAATTATGTACGTGAAAAAATTTATTTAAGTAGCGACATTCCTATTAAGCAATATGCTACGTTAATTCATCCTTCTGCAATTATAAGCTCAAGTGTAAAAATTGGAGATGGAACTGTAGTAATGGCAAATGCAGTTATAAACGCTGATTCAATTATCGGTAATCATGTGATTATTAATACAGGAGCTATTGTAGAACATGATAATTCAATATCTAATTATGCACATATTTCACCGAATGCAACACTAACTGGAGGAGTAAATATAAAGGAAAGTGTGCATATTGGAGCAAGTGCAGTAGTAAACCCTTTGATTGAAATAGGCAATCATTCTATAGTAGGATCTGGAGCAACTGTTGTTAAAAATGTTGCTCCATACACCACAGTAATAGGCACACCAGCAAAACCAAAGGAGTGA
- a CDS encoding FAD/NAD(P)-binding protein, with amino-acid sequence MSQWIIIGGGVQATTIAIHLRTLGLSNNHLKIIDPHKKLMAQFKNQTTRIGMEYLRSPIVHHCHPAPFDLKRFAREEDYAQPFKGRHQRPQLDMFFDHTAYWIEKYQLEACHIRDVVIDIKREDNLWHVCLKNGKWLQAAHVILAMGTHHHPFIPETFNNVPNVSHIHDTDIQPNYRASHVVGSGISSGHLTLKLIHENPQKVIHLWMKKDFEMFDFDADPAWLGPKKMRGFQQETNLLERIKINKQERHKGSMPRDMIMALKHYQQEGRLVIHQNPIIRCEAHHIITETERVEYDHILLATGFKYDVMEQPLMKRLCQMKGARCVKEFPKTNVQLEWLPQLYVAGMMADIELGPFARNIMGGRQAALRIGEVFQQANHIAS; translated from the coding sequence ATGTCTCAATGGATAATAATTGGTGGTGGCGTGCAAGCCACGACCATTGCAATTCATTTAAGAACATTAGGATTGTCCAATAATCATTTAAAAATAATAGATCCACACAAAAAATTAATGGCCCAATTTAAAAATCAAACGACACGGATAGGTATGGAGTATTTACGCTCTCCGATTGTGCATCATTGTCATCCAGCGCCTTTTGATTTAAAACGTTTTGCACGAGAAGAGGACTATGCACAACCTTTTAAAGGGCGTCATCAAAGACCGCAATTAGATATGTTTTTTGATCATACAGCTTATTGGATAGAAAAGTATCAATTAGAAGCGTGTCATATTCGAGATGTTGTGATAGATATTAAACGAGAAGATAATTTATGGCATGTATGCTTAAAAAATGGAAAATGGTTACAAGCTGCACATGTTATTTTAGCTATGGGTACGCATCACCACCCGTTTATCCCAGAAACATTCAACAATGTTCCAAATGTCTCACATATTCACGATACAGACATTCAACCCAACTATCGCGCCTCCCATGTTGTAGGTAGCGGTATTTCTTCCGGTCATTTAACACTTAAACTTATTCATGAAAATCCACAAAAGGTGATTCATTTATGGATGAAAAAAGACTTTGAAATGTTTGATTTTGATGCAGATCCTGCGTGGCTCGGACCTAAGAAGATGCGTGGATTTCAACAAGAAACGAATTTATTAGAACGTATAAAGATTAATAAACAGGAACGTCACAAGGGATCGATGCCAAGAGATATGATTATGGCATTAAAACATTATCAACAAGAAGGTCGACTAGTGATTCATCAAAATCCAATCATACGTTGCGAGGCGCATCATATTATTACAGAAACTGAACGTGTAGAATATGACCATATATTACTCGCGACAGGTTTTAAATACGATGTAATGGAACAGCCTTTAATGAAGCGTTTGTGTCAAATGAAAGGGGCACGATGTGTAAAGGAATTTCCAAAAACGAACGTTCAATTAGAATGGTTACCACAGTTATATGTCGCGGGGATGATGGCTGATATCGAACTCGGACCGTTTGCACGTAATATTATGGGAGGACGTCAAGCGGCATTACGTATTGGTGAAGTGTTCCAACAAGCGAATCACATCGCAAGTTAA